From one Peredibacter starrii genomic stretch:
- a CDS encoding SpoIIE family protein phosphatase yields MASTMRQVRFPLKLKLLTVMIVLIAASLIVFVGIALKTFKEDKSAYIFETLLSEASSEQIILSQKLGDGTFKIKNSNLVFNDADPVPLLKEQLEKESTYDVKIVIPEQTSFLQWKNGKLSQVSPLEAELLTDITKQSINQAVKEIKLDGVKYLYAYDYNPQLNYIYVVMLSQEKAFSVTQYLINKSMLYGVFILGMAMLLSVFLAKPLTAQLETLFGMTQEIAKGNFTKRVSIKGSDEVGALSDSVNDMADKIVVFMEEMKEKARLENEVQVAQLVQSSFFPTDSLSDNVLSTHGHFEPATECGGDWWGFYDQGDWRVFFIADATGHGVPAALLTATINCCKTLLGFIQETRPQILSEPNEILRFMNQAVCGAGKEIQVTCFVASFNRKTHEFKFSNASHTPPLLFNGGQAELGKDNFQPLIEANGPRLGQKLDSKFDCETLNLKTHDTIFFYTDGLTEAENAEGTRYGERRLIKSLVQHGLGSPEEIIKGVMGDFQVFISDKPKDDDLTAVSMKVIS; encoded by the coding sequence ATGGCGTCTACCATGAGGCAAGTTCGCTTCCCTCTGAAATTAAAGCTTCTGACAGTAATGATTGTGCTCATTGCGGCTTCACTGATCGTGTTTGTCGGAATTGCATTGAAGACTTTCAAGGAAGATAAATCCGCCTACATCTTTGAAACACTCCTCTCAGAAGCGTCTTCAGAGCAGATTATCCTCTCTCAGAAACTGGGAGATGGAACATTCAAAATCAAAAATTCAAATTTAGTTTTCAATGACGCTGATCCCGTCCCTCTTTTAAAAGAACAACTCGAGAAAGAATCGACTTACGATGTAAAAATTGTAATTCCTGAACAAACGAGCTTCCTCCAGTGGAAAAATGGAAAGCTATCGCAAGTCTCTCCTCTTGAAGCCGAACTTTTGACCGACATCACAAAACAGTCCATTAATCAGGCCGTAAAAGAAATTAAACTCGATGGAGTGAAGTATCTTTACGCCTATGACTACAATCCTCAGCTTAACTACATCTATGTCGTGATGCTCTCGCAAGAGAAGGCCTTCTCAGTCACACAATACTTGATTAATAAATCCATGCTCTATGGTGTGTTCATCCTTGGTATGGCCATGCTCTTATCTGTTTTCCTGGCGAAACCACTTACCGCTCAATTGGAAACTCTTTTTGGAATGACCCAGGAAATTGCCAAGGGTAATTTCACCAAGCGCGTGTCGATTAAAGGTAGTGATGAAGTTGGCGCACTTTCAGATTCAGTAAATGATATGGCCGATAAGATTGTCGTATTCATGGAAGAGATGAAAGAGAAGGCCCGTTTAGAAAATGAAGTTCAAGTAGCGCAATTAGTTCAATCATCATTTTTTCCAACTGACTCGCTTTCAGATAATGTCCTCTCAACTCACGGTCACTTTGAACCGGCCACTGAGTGTGGTGGTGACTGGTGGGGATTTTATGATCAAGGAGACTGGCGAGTGTTCTTTATTGCGGATGCGACTGGACATGGCGTCCCCGCGGCCCTTTTAACGGCAACGATCAACTGCTGCAAAACCTTGCTCGGATTTATTCAGGAAACTCGACCACAGATTCTCTCAGAGCCAAATGAAATTCTGCGCTTCATGAATCAGGCGGTTTGCGGGGCCGGTAAAGAGATTCAGGTGACATGTTTTGTTGCCAGTTTCAACCGGAAGACCCACGAGTTTAAGTTTTCAAACGCCTCTCATACTCCTCCACTCCTCTTTAACGGGGGTCAGGCAGAGCTCGGAAAGGACAACTTTCAGCCACTTATCGAGGCAAATGGTCCAAGATTAGGACAAAAGCTAGACTCAAAATTTGATTGTGAGACTTTGAATCTCAAGACCCATGATACTATCTTTTTCTATACAGACGGCTTAACAGAAGCAGAGAACGCTGAAGGCACCCGTTACGGTGAAAGACGTCTGATCAAGTCTTTAGTCCAGCATGGACTAGGATCACCGGAAGAGATTATCAAGGGAGTGATGGGAGATTTTCAGGTCTTTATTTCAGACAAACCAAAAGATGACGATTTAACGGCCGTATCAATGAAGGTAATCTCATGA
- a CDS encoding FecR domain-containing protein, whose product MMSRRIDQILVALGAMLILISSYQLFFQKSESEEGLALGRLTSTMSVVKTKRALSLDWRDANSGNELTENQLIYTDNNSSAEVEFTQGSSLAIGENSLVKLKTAGKEQSMDLEKGFIRAKIDEDQPIIVQMNGENYLVSGKDADIQINLQDEKGEIGVLKGEVKVEGAGMNTNLNTETALSIDGERVSKKAIYFRTTAPGQGEVQYSVLNPTSVRFNWEPQEEAKVLVSKSQTLKNAQEFSGLSGIQGELSPGLYYFRVESEKGLSLITPFRIIQETQPKLLRPLNGEEVSVLDNSVLLQWKNDERLNFELQWKMGEEVKSQKVSSGSALIRASHSGALEWRVKIDSDKRPEALWSDWQKVQVNLIPLPAVPTDLAPHEVEFQTYDKPNEKIDLSWKSSLPVELEILDPSGKTFTKNIAENNFEWVANSGGIYKWRLRSMDNHLRASDWSEWKTFVLEDLSQVKNTEGIQRIQLKKPDQSVTFSWKTAEGSTSVFELAKDAQFKQIVKRIEANQDTAKISIPEVGAYYWRSREILADGTLNVSEPKRVIIEPVPAPTKPEKLPDLEVPLEELPTTSSFSFWDLIIPSAHADELKGMAKIELPTKEEAKSFIIRIYKDESLSELVYEAKSTDKTFIWKAATPGTYYWQYAIVDFWERQSLFSDPAVLTITGELVADPVQPKLVSPIRAQEVKPEDLILRWRDSEENDHYRVEVSRDNKFEKLLVKKETKKSEINLSDYNLSPQLFYWRVTAFNKKKKEIMSNTGRFIVREEENIPEMKASPVTTPVEWTKKWKTRLSLAWNPSMDSYKFSQNGEDGKIDGNALMGVTLSGSKFFERGVLSGEVLRQTGKVFEGESYLFQRLLFDYVYTWNLSRNHRFGIGLALGQSSGQAYEIQDDGVKAKSVSGLSYGVSIRDFVSFSEKWEMQSKLFYLTGEITQLEVGADFLRHMKNYYVLGGVGYASRSYSISSGEQTSLKVSLGLGKEF is encoded by the coding sequence ATGATGTCCCGACGTATTGACCAGATTCTCGTTGCCCTAGGGGCGATGTTGATACTGATCAGTTCTTATCAATTATTCTTTCAGAAGTCTGAGAGCGAGGAAGGCCTTGCTTTGGGAAGACTTACGTCTACGATGTCGGTCGTTAAGACCAAGCGCGCACTTTCTCTTGATTGGCGAGATGCTAATTCTGGAAATGAACTTACCGAGAATCAATTAATCTACACCGACAATAATTCCAGTGCTGAAGTCGAGTTCACCCAAGGGAGTTCACTTGCCATTGGTGAAAATTCTCTCGTAAAACTAAAAACTGCCGGAAAAGAGCAGTCGATGGATTTAGAGAAGGGATTTATCCGTGCGAAGATCGATGAGGATCAACCGATTATCGTTCAGATGAATGGTGAGAATTATCTCGTGAGTGGTAAGGACGCCGACATTCAAATCAATCTCCAGGATGAAAAAGGGGAGATTGGTGTGTTAAAGGGTGAAGTCAAAGTTGAAGGTGCGGGGATGAATACCAACCTCAACACTGAAACCGCCCTAAGCATCGATGGTGAAAGGGTCTCAAAGAAAGCGATTTATTTTAGGACTACCGCACCCGGGCAGGGAGAAGTTCAATACTCAGTTCTTAATCCAACTTCGGTGCGCTTTAACTGGGAACCTCAGGAAGAAGCGAAGGTCTTAGTTTCTAAAAGCCAGACTTTAAAAAATGCTCAGGAGTTCTCGGGCCTCAGTGGAATTCAAGGTGAACTCTCGCCGGGACTTTATTACTTCCGCGTGGAAAGTGAGAAAGGACTTTCCCTCATTACTCCGTTCAGAATCATTCAAGAAACACAACCAAAGCTTCTTCGACCGCTTAATGGTGAAGAGGTAAGTGTCCTCGATAACTCGGTTCTTCTTCAGTGGAAAAACGACGAGCGTCTTAACTTTGAACTTCAATGGAAAATGGGTGAAGAAGTTAAGTCTCAAAAAGTTTCTTCAGGCAGTGCTCTCATCAGAGCTAGTCACTCTGGAGCCTTAGAGTGGAGAGTTAAAATTGATAGCGATAAACGCCCGGAAGCCCTGTGGAGTGATTGGCAGAAAGTTCAGGTTAATCTTATTCCTCTGCCGGCAGTTCCTACAGATCTCGCTCCTCATGAAGTTGAGTTTCAGACCTATGATAAGCCGAACGAAAAAATCGATCTTTCATGGAAATCTTCTCTTCCGGTTGAATTAGAAATTTTGGATCCCTCTGGTAAGACCTTTACCAAAAACATCGCAGAAAATAATTTTGAATGGGTCGCCAACTCAGGTGGTATTTATAAATGGCGTCTTCGCTCAATGGATAATCATTTAAGGGCGAGTGATTGGAGTGAATGGAAGACTTTTGTTCTGGAAGATCTTTCTCAGGTAAAAAACACTGAAGGCATTCAACGCATTCAACTTAAAAAACCAGATCAATCTGTGACCTTCTCGTGGAAAACGGCAGAGGGGAGCACCAGCGTGTTTGAACTCGCGAAGGACGCTCAATTCAAACAAATTGTTAAACGTATTGAGGCGAATCAAGACACTGCGAAAATTTCAATTCCCGAAGTCGGTGCTTACTACTGGAGAAGTCGTGAGATTCTGGCCGACGGAACTCTCAACGTGAGTGAACCGAAACGCGTGATCATCGAGCCAGTACCTGCTCCTACGAAACCTGAGAAACTACCAGATCTTGAAGTTCCTCTGGAAGAACTCCCAACCACATCTTCTTTTAGTTTTTGGGACCTCATTATCCCGTCTGCCCATGCAGATGAACTAAAAGGGATGGCAAAAATTGAACTTCCAACTAAGGAAGAAGCTAAGAGCTTTATCATCAGAATCTATAAAGATGAGTCGCTTTCTGAGCTTGTGTATGAAGCTAAATCAACAGACAAGACCTTTATCTGGAAAGCGGCCACTCCGGGAACTTACTACTGGCAGTACGCTATTGTAGATTTTTGGGAACGACAAAGTTTATTCAGTGATCCGGCTGTCCTCACCATTACCGGTGAGCTTGTTGCTGATCCTGTTCAACCAAAACTTGTTTCACCGATTCGTGCTCAGGAAGTGAAACCTGAGGATTTGATCCTCAGGTGGCGTGACTCTGAAGAGAATGATCATTACCGGGTTGAAGTTTCTCGAGATAATAAATTTGAAAAACTTCTCGTTAAGAAAGAGACCAAAAAGTCTGAAATAAATCTTTCGGATTATAATTTGTCTCCTCAGCTTTTTTATTGGCGCGTAACTGCGTTCAATAAAAAGAAAAAAGAAATCATGAGTAACACTGGTCGCTTCATTGTTCGTGAAGAAGAGAATATTCCTGAAATGAAAGCTTCTCCAGTCACAACTCCAGTGGAATGGACTAAGAAGTGGAAGACGCGTTTAAGTCTTGCCTGGAATCCTTCAATGGATAGCTACAAATTTTCTCAGAACGGAGAAGACGGAAAAATTGATGGTAATGCCCTTATGGGTGTCACTCTCAGTGGTTCGAAATTTTTTGAGAGAGGAGTTTTGTCCGGAGAAGTTCTCAGACAGACCGGTAAAGTTTTTGAGGGCGAGAGCTACCTCTTTCAACGCCTTCTTTTTGATTACGTGTATACCTGGAATCTTTCCCGCAATCACCGCTTCGGCATTGGCCTTGCTCTTGGCCAGAGTAGTGGACAGGCCTATGAAATACAGGACGATGGAGTAAAAGCAAAATCAGTTTCAGGACTTTCTTATGGAGTTTCTATTCGGGATTTTGTAAGTTTCTCAGAAAAATGGGAAATGCAATCTAAACTCTTTTATCTCACTGGAGAGATCACTCAACTGGAAGTTGGCGCTGATTTCCTACGTCACATGAAGAATTATTATGTCTTAGGTGGGGTAGGATATGCTTCGAGAAGTTACTCAATTAGCTCTGGCGAGCAGACTTCACTAAAAGTTTCTTTGGGGCTCGGAAAAGAGTTTTAA
- a CDS encoding collagen-like domain-containing protein has protein sequence MARKLKNFWVLPFTAMLATAPAYAGNGNDVWESIIKKLLGNKSKTLKLSAGRETVPSLKFSPKVVSFKGILEVPSYIYLTSGYGKVSATSGQIVFDNNMICNYSPRGNSVLVNKVYYLQSCSDGSRSKDDVYVNSKVELRLNNASSDRATLQAELKVVRADEVAYGLVFPYIQATEGQVLMFNGEAWVPADIADLDLPSGGAGEQGPMGPQGEAGPMGPAGPAGAKGDKGDKGDKGDKGEKGDAGVAGAIGPQGPAGVAGAIGPQGPAGAPGAVGPQGPKGDTGPQGPAGPQGTQGLTGAVGPVGPKGDAGAAGPQGPAGPVGAVGPQGPMGPAGADGAPGAAGAAGPQGPKGDQGVAGAQGPKGDTGATGAQGPQGPMGLPGLPGAQGPQGLQGEAGPQGPAGPAGAKGEKGDKGEAGMSQIAYLRDEKPSGTHGGSYASAQGWVTRTLNTLGGDNQFISLSNNRFVLQPGTYFIEASVPGYAISQHQAKLKVIETNSDVLYGSTVVSHPTSPSVSSSVITGEIIVTQASTFEIQHRCASDKTNFAFGIAASFGSPEVYTQIKIIKKQ, from the coding sequence ATGGCACGTAAGTTAAAAAACTTTTGGGTTCTACCTTTTACAGCGATGCTCGCAACGGCTCCGGCCTATGCAGGTAACGGTAATGATGTTTGGGAAAGCATCATTAAAAAACTCTTAGGTAACAAATCCAAGACACTTAAACTAAGTGCAGGCCGTGAAACAGTTCCCTCACTTAAGTTTTCACCTAAGGTCGTTAGCTTCAAAGGTATTTTAGAAGTTCCTTCTTATATCTATCTAACGAGTGGATATGGGAAAGTGAGTGCAACTTCCGGTCAGATTGTTTTCGATAACAATATGATTTGTAACTACTCTCCTCGCGGAAATAGCGTCCTCGTTAACAAAGTCTATTATCTACAAAGTTGTTCTGATGGATCTCGGTCAAAGGACGACGTCTACGTGAACAGCAAAGTAGAACTTCGTCTTAATAATGCTTCAAGTGATCGCGCAACTCTTCAAGCTGAATTGAAAGTTGTTCGCGCTGATGAAGTTGCTTACGGTCTTGTCTTCCCTTATATCCAGGCCACCGAGGGACAAGTTTTAATGTTCAATGGTGAAGCTTGGGTTCCAGCAGACATTGCTGATTTAGATCTTCCAAGCGGTGGTGCTGGTGAACAAGGTCCAATGGGTCCTCAAGGTGAAGCGGGCCCGATGGGTCCAGCAGGTCCTGCTGGTGCGAAGGGTGATAAAGGTGACAAGGGAGACAAAGGCGATAAAGGTGAAAAAGGTGATGCTGGTGTAGCGGGTGCGATTGGCCCTCAAGGTCCTGCTGGTGTTGCAGGAGCAATTGGTCCGCAAGGTCCTGCTGGAGCTCCGGGTGCAGTTGGTCCGCAAGGTCCCAAAGGTGATACTGGTCCACAAGGTCCTGCCGGTCCCCAAGGTACTCAAGGTCTAACCGGTGCAGTTGGTCCTGTTGGTCCAAAAGGTGATGCTGGCGCAGCTGGGCCACAAGGTCCTGCAGGTCCAGTTGGTGCTGTTGGTCCGCAAGGGCCAATGGGTCCCGCAGGTGCTGATGGAGCTCCGGGTGCAGCAGGTGCTGCTGGTCCACAAGGTCCAAAAGGTGATCAAGGTGTAGCTGGTGCTCAAGGCCCTAAAGGTGATACCGGTGCAACTGGTGCCCAAGGTCCGCAAGGTCCAATGGGTCTTCCTGGTCTACCGGGTGCTCAAGGTCCACAAGGTCTTCAAGGTGAAGCAGGCCCACAAGGTCCTGCTGGTCCGGCCGGTGCTAAAGGTGAGAAAGGTGACAAAGGTGAAGCAGGCATGAGCCAAATCGCTTACCTTCGTGACGAAAAACCATCTGGTACTCATGGTGGTTCATATGCCTCAGCTCAAGGTTGGGTAACAAGAACTCTCAATACTCTTGGCGGTGATAACCAATTCATCTCACTTAGTAATAACCGTTTCGTGCTTCAACCAGGAACATACTTCATTGAAGCTTCAGTTCCAGGTTATGCAATTTCTCAGCACCAAGCGAAGTTGAAAGTGATTGAAACAAACTCTGACGTTTTATACGGAAGTACTGTGGTGTCGCACCCTACTTCACCATCGGTTTCAAGTTCGGTGATTACAGGTGAAATCATTGTGACTCAGGCAAGTACTTTTGAGATTCAACACCGTTGTGCCAGCGATAAAACGAACTTTGCCTTCGGTATTGCGGCCAGCTTTGGATCTCCGGAAGTTTATACCCAGATCAAAATTATCAAGAAACAATAA
- a CDS encoding PilZ domain-containing protein: MQQYATATNRDEIIKLVQKKFEAFATVSVWQKDPKSEQRTFLCEGKFSSIDTYEGIFMVDLDPAQMKNFKKDLDTYFLFEAQGLVFKTRPSPYMEIKSAVVAFSFPQSVKLKELRSHPRIYFSDDDKRTVSVRFRDKNGAGKIAVFCPIYNISKSGICIIVTKETLSNAKLNEAIEIQGLSFFEELSDEIKAVVKNARVFKKGFATDDSYALGLEFQF; this comes from the coding sequence ATGCAACAATACGCTACAGCTACAAATCGTGACGAAATTATCAAACTTGTACAGAAGAAATTTGAAGCTTTTGCCACTGTCTCTGTTTGGCAGAAAGATCCAAAGTCAGAACAAAGAACGTTCTTATGTGAAGGGAAGTTTTCATCAATTGATACTTATGAAGGTATCTTCATGGTGGATCTAGACCCTGCTCAGATGAAGAACTTCAAAAAAGATCTGGATACTTACTTTCTTTTCGAGGCCCAGGGTCTAGTGTTTAAAACAAGACCATCTCCCTATATGGAAATTAAAAGTGCTGTGGTGGCCTTTAGTTTTCCTCAATCTGTGAAGCTGAAAGAACTTCGCTCTCATCCAAGAATTTATTTTTCTGATGATGATAAGAGAACTGTGTCTGTGCGCTTTCGCGACAAGAACGGTGCCGGGAAAATTGCAGTGTTTTGTCCCATCTACAATATTTCGAAGAGTGGAATTTGTATCATCGTCACCAAGGAAACTCTTAGTAATGCCAAGTTAAATGAGGCCATCGAGATTCAAGGCCTGAGCTTTTTTGAGGAACTCTCAGATGAGATCAAGGCCGTGGTTAAAAATGCCAGGGTCTTTAAGAAAGGCTTCGCCACTGATGATAGCTATGCGCTTGGACTCGAATTTCAATTTTAA
- a CDS encoding BspA family leucine-rich repeat surface protein: MLRFLLFISILLTTTGCNNHIKASFDNFTNNGPVSVGAPSIANISDKIVYEGRSITIDVNDNSTNGDVDGDGNPITYTCFYDMTVDAAVANTNDCTLIPGLSFNTSTGVLTWTPNGSQSGNYEIKITATAESTTDEEIFKLEVKPPLPFTSRWETTGPNETITLPLRAGYNYNMVVDWGDGTPTSTITSDADPDKTHNYVNAGIYTVVITGLAEAWFFDYDSSSSNIIEVVELGGLGWKNLENAFAGCDNLVSFAGGDTSEVTNMSSMFSFNTNLTHVDLSSFDTAAVTDMSEMFSETHQLTSLDVSNFNTAAVTDMDYMFNYNAATSLDLSNFNTSAVTSMHGMFWGSSVSSLDLSSFNTSNVTSMNSMFRLTSNLATLNLSSFNTSSVTDMISMFQSATSLTTLNLSHFNTSNIEWMDGMFVGTTNLTSINATNWDVSAVTSYTFIWNASNPGLQVICDQGGSPGTGDLFSKPCN; this comes from the coding sequence GTGCTTAGGTTTCTTTTATTCATTTCTATCCTGTTAACAACCACTGGTTGTAATAACCACATTAAAGCGTCCTTTGATAATTTCACAAATAACGGCCCAGTATCAGTGGGTGCGCCAAGCATCGCCAACATTTCAGATAAGATTGTCTATGAAGGTAGATCCATCACGATCGATGTGAATGACAACAGTACCAACGGCGATGTGGACGGAGATGGAAACCCCATCACTTATACTTGCTTCTACGACATGACTGTTGATGCGGCCGTGGCAAACACCAATGACTGTACATTAATTCCCGGTCTTTCGTTCAATACTTCAACCGGTGTTTTAACTTGGACCCCTAATGGAAGTCAGAGCGGAAACTACGAAATTAAAATCACGGCGACTGCTGAGAGCACTACCGACGAAGAAATTTTTAAACTTGAAGTAAAACCTCCTCTACCATTCACTTCCAGATGGGAAACAACAGGTCCCAACGAAACCATCACTCTCCCACTGAGAGCTGGTTATAATTACAACATGGTAGTTGATTGGGGTGATGGAACACCGACTAGCACAATCACTTCTGATGCTGATCCGGACAAAACTCACAACTATGTTAATGCCGGCATTTATACGGTGGTCATCACTGGACTCGCCGAGGCCTGGTTCTTTGACTATGACAGTAGTAGCAGCAACATTATCGAGGTCGTGGAACTCGGGGGCCTGGGATGGAAAAATCTTGAAAACGCGTTCGCTGGCTGCGACAACCTCGTTTCTTTTGCAGGTGGTGATACTTCTGAAGTGACCAACATGAGCTCTATGTTTTCATTCAATACCAATCTTACCCATGTAGATCTTTCATCCTTTGATACCGCGGCCGTGACAGATATGTCCGAAATGTTCTCCGAAACTCATCAGCTTACTTCTCTTGATGTTTCAAACTTTAATACGGCAGCAGTAACGGACATGGATTATATGTTTAACTATAATGCTGCCACGTCCTTAGACCTTTCAAACTTTAATACCTCTGCTGTAACCTCCATGCACGGAATGTTCTGGGGCTCTAGTGTCTCGAGCTTAGATCTTTCAAGCTTCAACACTTCTAATGTCACAAGTATGAATTCCATGTTCCGACTTACAAGCAATCTAGCGACACTTAATCTCTCAAGTTTCAACACCTCATCAGTCACCGACATGATCAGTATGTTTCAAAGTGCCACGAGTTTGACGACTCTCAACTTATCACACTTTAATACGAGCAATATAGAATGGATGGATGGCATGTTTGTAGGAACGACCAATCTCACATCAATCAATGCAACCAACTGGGACGTATCGGCAGTGACTTCCTACACATTTATCTGGAACGCAAGCAATCCGGGCCTTCAGGTTATTTGTGACCAAGGTGGATCACCGGGCACGGGTGATTTATTCAGTAAACCATGTAATTAA
- a CDS encoding BspA family leucine-rich repeat surface protein — protein MIRIIFFILILITTSGCLKDIKITTGGSSGGSGSTPTPAPNPSSNRPHTPFISKWQTLAPNETITLPLRAGFNYNFEVDWGDGSPVSEVTSDTDLDKTHSYSAAGVYTVTITGTAEAWYFAYSADMSKIIEVVDFGHLGWKNLEMAFAGCDQLTSFAGGDTTDVTNMSGMFMDNWSLSSPDLSSFKTSNVTDMSYMFGWAGITTLDVSSFDTSKVTNMEFMFGELTDITSLDVSNFNTAAVTNMSSMFEGMRQLASIDVSNFNTAAVTNMSNLFRSCEEFTALDLSNFNTAAVTDMSGMFYRLWRMPSLDLSNFNTAAVTNMSNMFYGTNSLTTLNLSSFNTAAVTDMSGMFDTNGAPTLNLSNFNTSSVTKMGRMFHSSQTTTLNLSSFNTSSVTDMQEMFKSMLYITTVNLSNFNTSAVTNMSYMFSGMNALSSLDLSSFNTSSVTDMSYMFYQALNLVSLDLSNFNTSSVTDMTRMFGTTMDLTSLNATNWNITSVSASANIWTGGNVGLVVTCNQGGSPGTGSLFGKTCN, from the coding sequence GTGATCAGAATCATATTCTTCATTTTAATTTTGATCACAACTAGCGGCTGCTTAAAAGACATCAAAATCACCACTGGTGGCTCCTCTGGCGGAAGCGGTTCAACCCCTACTCCTGCTCCCAATCCAAGTTCTAATAGACCGCACACGCCATTCATTTCTAAATGGCAGACCCTTGCTCCCAATGAAACTATCACGCTGCCTCTGCGAGCAGGTTTCAACTACAACTTTGAAGTAGATTGGGGTGATGGAAGTCCGGTGAGTGAAGTTACTTCTGATACTGATTTAGATAAAACTCACTCTTACTCAGCTGCGGGTGTCTACACCGTGACCATAACAGGAACTGCAGAGGCCTGGTATTTCGCTTACTCAGCTGACATGTCTAAAATCATCGAAGTCGTAGATTTTGGACATCTTGGTTGGAAAAATCTCGAAATGGCCTTTGCTGGTTGTGATCAACTGACTTCATTTGCAGGTGGGGATACGACTGATGTGACTAACATGAGTGGCATGTTTATGGATAACTGGAGTTTGAGTTCTCCTGATCTTTCTAGCTTCAAAACCTCTAATGTAACCGATATGAGTTATATGTTTGGCTGGGCGGGCATCACTACCCTGGATGTTTCAAGCTTTGACACTTCTAAGGTAACGAACATGGAATTCATGTTCGGAGAACTTACTGACATAACTTCACTCGATGTTTCAAACTTTAATACTGCGGCCGTGACAAATATGAGTTCAATGTTTGAAGGCATGAGACAATTAGCATCAATTGATGTTTCAAACTTCAACACTGCGGCCGTGACTAATATGAGTAATTTGTTTCGTAGCTGCGAAGAATTCACAGCACTAGACCTTTCAAACTTTAATACTGCAGCAGTGACTGACATGAGTGGAATGTTCTATCGGTTATGGCGAATGCCTTCGTTAGATTTATCCAACTTCAATACTGCGGCCGTTACTAATATGAGTAATATGTTCTACGGAACTAATAGCTTAACGACTCTTAATCTTTCAAGCTTTAATACAGCAGCAGTGACTGATATGAGCGGAATGTTTGATACTAACGGCGCGCCAACTCTTAATCTTTCAAACTTTAATACGAGTTCAGTAACCAAAATGGGAAGAATGTTTCACTCTTCTCAAACGACGACATTAAATCTTTCCAGTTTTAACACTTCGTCGGTTACAGACATGCAAGAAATGTTTAAAAGCATGCTTTATATAACAACTGTCAATCTATCAAATTTTAATACTTCTGCCGTGACTAATATGAGCTATATGTTTAGTGGAATGAATGCACTGTCCTCACTTGATCTTTCAAGCTTCAACACTTCATCTGTGACTGATATGTCTTATATGTTCTATCAGGCCCTGAATTTAGTTTCGCTCGATCTTTCGAACTTCAATACGTCTTCAGTCACCGACATGACTCGCATGTTTGGAACTACTATGGACTTAACATCATTGAACGCCACGAACTGGAACATCACAAGTGTTTCAGCGAGTGCTAACATCTGGACTGGGGGAAATGTTGGTCTGGTAGTTACTTGTAACCAAGGTGGATCACCAGGTACAGGAAGTTTATTCGGGAAAACTTGTAACTAA